The following coding sequences are from one Venturia canescens isolate UGA chromosome 5, ASM1945775v1, whole genome shotgun sequence window:
- the cnn gene encoding centrosomin isoform X3 translates to MGCGRSRLSDAETAEIESSEINLIEDSKEPVKVEAMFGSSGNTPGIGTGGRTMKEYEDQLEALKKENFNLKLRIYFLEDRMGVTAADEDPVKKNIELKVEIESLRKEQIEKQELLTQAAKGFELMEEQKNALLSNQTKYQESLEKERARIEELEAELEMWKAKLSDTTMYYQESFGITPEEACEQQEKLHQMEEVVASLEAEVKQITASLEEERNWAHELEIERDQFRDRLDAETRLREKLSSEHANDIDGLRERIRELEEDLSKRESLVQQQKSEIAEKDRLVKEKMLLLEETCRTYEEVSAVAEKRKKQIVQLRLSVKSRDDALTDLNNKHRALLNQFEQSHSKRSSAPTSPVVSTPFPGSCSPSSGLKSPSKYGLSPFTWELHKSSSFDLPNQDAVSPDDSEIAALRKKNEEYENEKKVQEEAKKQLILKLCNVKKAAKVTEEKLKKLEIEHMKALQSIQGLMELQANNEDKVIRKDRQVKELEQKLQKIYKNMESTRTNHPERDQTDQQRFEEMESKIDELRVQIESVKAEKCLLEKKSRADSEILEEQLHEKEAKIETLETEKNAIRQELWEKIQQLDRLKEAYEQANDRIDKLEFEDVSGEQQRVREELILRNIEIEEKNRRIEQLSKDLQVKTQNLQKLVNTELWSKNKEIAKLHNQTMSVNQSQDTSRGNKSEQDEQRTNSQLTLLLRELNSIGVGVTFTSEVVQLNYVNGNEPIDVKTLTEYVQKLVNQKRELEREVDYLRWLKFVAQPDFTSNSDVENPSFTENERAKKYCEMLRTHVKDLFKFMKEMLKNTHSPSSLSDDHRNIVLDVLLSSKTLYDDFAKTQKGEVLPWEDIAGFGKSARRSQSTELMALNEPRKSNGFEAQSDSEAFSEPDRKVSLARIGLQETLKTHKSSNRPRASKYLKNFSDSEDSIDFVPHHKNSHQSETTGEIDVPQQIQQIVETNKLLSIELRILREEILPKMEDTEIVDKISSLIETLEKSKAFNERLRSSLERSLEEWREMKNDGKNNSLRKAQLEMKITDVEIMAIEIAKQKSELLNYKEDTDRKASEMMITLNRENEALRTRIKLLEEENELTRSNVSTLSKDLDQLTLSHSQVLVENTKLTNDKLRLEQELRKSENKYDTTVRCLQDKFNKEVTDLNQMNDSHRARLEELEVTNKELRRHVVVCEASDSAPSSSGVSSIPTDNGHKQTCEDLLQEYHTYNGSQYWLPINYPTSTGRSKSSCSPDLGIESDAAVSTTRPLQDTLKITESMTNLLSDEDYNSNTHRGMRDVDRDSPLHLEGLDEVEALKQENEALKRRLMKTRRALEDTFQHLSASNKNKKNVEKAITKQLMMTKSILKKTRTYEEPFD, encoded by the exons ATGGGATGTGGTAGGTCAAGGCTATCGGACGCTGAGACCGCCGAGATCGAATCCTCGGAAATCAATCTGATCGAAGACAGCAAAGAGCCCGTCAAAGTCGAAGCGATGTTCG GAAGCTCTGGCAACACGCCTGGAATCGGAACAGGCGGCagaaccatgaaggaatacgAGGATCAACTCGAAGCtctcaaaaaagaaaatttcaatctcAAGTTacgtatttattttcttgaagACCGTATGGGAGTCACTGCGGCTGACGAGGATcctgtgaagaaaaatatagaattaaAG GTCGAAATCGAGTCCCTAAGGAAAGAGCAAATCGAAAAACAGGAACTCCTTACACAGGCTGCCAAAGGCTTTGAATTGATGGAGGAACAGAAGAACGCTTTGTTAAGTAATCAAACCAAGTATCAAGAATCATTggagaaggagagagcgaggaTAGAAGAGCTCGAAGCTG aACTGGAAATGTGGAAAGCGAAATTGAGCGATACAACGATGTACTATCAAGAGAGTTTTGGTATAACACCTGAAGAAGCTTGTGAGCAACAAGAAAAATTGCATCAGATGGAAGAAGTTGTTGCTTCCCTTGAGGCTGAG GTGAAGCAGATAACAGCGAGTCTGGAGGAGGAGCGAAACTGGGCCCATGAATTGGAGATCGAGAGAGATCAGTTCCGCGATCGATTGGATGCGGAAACGCGACTACGAGAAAAACTCTCGTCAGAGCATGCGAACGATATTGATGGATTGAGGGAACGAATAAGAGAACTCGAGGAAGATTTGTCGAAGAGGGAGAGCTTGGTACAGCAACAGAAAAGCGAGATTGCCGAGAAAGATCGTTTggttaaagaaaaaatgttgctgcTCGAAGAAACTTGCCGCACGTACGAGGAAGTTAGCGCAGTcgctgaaaaaagaaaaaaacagattGTACAGCTGAGACTCTCTGTTAAGTCGAGGGACGATGCTCTCACGGATCtcaataacaaacatcgagCTCTTCTGAATCAG TTTGAGCAGAGCCATTCAAAGCGTTCTTCAGCGCCCACCAGTCCAGTAGTTTCTACACCATTTCCAGGATCTTGTTCTCCAAGTTCAGGCCTGAAGAGTCCATCGAAGTATGGTCTCAGTCCATTTACATGGGAACTTCACAAATCTTCGAGTTTTGATTTACCGAATCAGGATGCTGTTTCGCCGGACGATTCTGAGATCGCTGCTTTGAGGAAG AAAAATGAGGAAtacgaaaacgaaaagaaagtcCAAGAGGAGGCGAAGAAGCAGTTGATATTGAAATTGTGCAATGTTAAAAAAGCGGCTAAAGTTACggaagaaaagttgaaaaaacttgagatCGAGCACATGAAAGCGTTGCAATCAATTCAGGGCTTGATGGAGCTCCAGGCGAATAATGAGGATAAAGTGATTCGGAAGGACCGTCAAGTCAAAGAATTGGAACAGAAGCTTCaaaaaatctacaaaaatATGGAGAGCACGAGAACGAATCATCCAGAACGCGATCAAACGGATCAG CAACGGTTTGAGGAAATGGAGAGTAAGATCGATGAGCTCCGTGTACAGATCGAGAGCGTCAAGGCTGAGAAATGTCTTCTGGAGAAAAAGTCACGAGCCGATTCCGAG ATACTTGAAGAACAGCTCCACGAAAAAGAGGCGAAGATCGAGACGTTGGAAACTGAGAAAAATGCAATACGACAAGAGTTGTGGGAAAAAATACAGCAATTGGACAGATTGAAGGAAGCTTACGAGCAAGCGAACGACAGAATTGACAAATTGGAATTCGAAGACGTGTCAGGAGAGCAGCAGAGAGTGCGAGAAGAATTGATACTCCGAAACATCGAgatcgaagagaaaaatcgtagAATTGAGCAATTATCGAAAGATCTTCAAGTGAAAACGCAAAATCttcaaaaattggtgaacactgAATTGTGGAGTAAAAATAAAGAGATCGCCAAGTTACACAATCAGACAATGTCAGTGAATCAATCGCAGGACACGAGTCGCGGAAATAAATCGGAACAGGATGAACAACGTACGAATTCTCAACTGACTTTGCTTCTGAGAGAATTGAATAGTATCGGCGTCGGAGTAACATTTACGAGTGAGGTTGTGCAGCTCAACTACGTGAACGGTAACGAGCCCATCGATGTGAAAACATTGACGGAATACGTGCAAAAGCTGGTCAATCAAAAGCGGGAATTGGAGCGCGAAGTCGACTACCTTAGGTGGTTAAAATTCGTAGCCCAGCCAGATTTTACTTCCAACTCGGATGTAGAGAATCCTTCATTCACTGAGAACGAAAGAGCAAAGAAATATTGCGAAATGTTGCGCACTCACGTGAAGGATCTCTTTAAATTCATGaaagaaatgttaaaaaatacgCACAGTCCGTCGAGTCTGAGCGACGATCATCGTAATATCGTACTCGACGTGCTTCTCAGCTCAAAAACGCTCTACGACGATTTTGCAAAAACGCAAAAGGGTGAAGTACTTCCGTGGGAAGATATCGCTGGTTTTGGAAAATCCGCTCGTCGCAGTCAATCGACCGAGCTCATGGCTCTCAATGAACCTAGAAAATCCAACGGTTTCGAGGCACAGTCAGATTCTGAAGCTTTTTCGGAGCCCGATCGCAAAGTTTCACTGGCGCGAATCGGCCTTCAAGAAACTCTAAAAACTCACAAATCATCCAACAGACCAAGAGCCTCCAAGTACTTGAAAAACTTCAGCGACTCCGAAGACTCCATAGACTTCGTACCTCACCACAAAAATTCCCATCAGTCTGAAACTACCGGAGAAATAGACGTGCCACAACAAATACAACAGATCGTCGAAACGAATAAACTTTTGAGTATAGAATTGAGGATTTTGCGTGAAGAAATACTACCGAAAATGGAGGATACCGAGATCGTCGATAAAATCTCATCGTTGATTGAAACtctcgaaaaatcaaaagCATTCAACGAACGTTTGCGATCTTCGCTCGAGAGAAGTCTCGAAGAAtggagagaaatgaaaaacgacGGTAAAAACAACAGCTTACGAAAAGCTCAACTTGAAATGAAGATTACCGATGTTGAGATCATGGCGATTGAGATCGCTAAGCAAAAGAGCGAACTGCTCAATTACAAAGAAGATACTGACAGAAAAGCCTCCGAGATGATGATTACTCTCAACAGAGAAAACGAGGCGTTAagaacgagaataaaattacTCGAGGAAGAAAATGAACTCACGAGATCCAACGTTTCGACGCTTTCCAAAGACCTCGATCAACTCACTCTTTCACACAGTCAAGTTCTTGTCGAAAATACTAAACTTACTAACGACAAATTGAGACTGGAACAAGAACTTCGAAAAAGCGAGAACAAATATGATACCACTGTGCGATGTCTTCAAGACAAATTTAACAAAGAG GTGACTGATCTCAATCAAATGAACGATTCTCACCGGGCGAGGCTCGAAGAACTCGAAGTGACAAACAAAGAACTGAGAAGGCACGTGGTCGTTTGCGAAGCCAGTGATTCGGCGCCAAGTTCGAGCGGAGTTTCCTCCATTCCCACCGATAACGGTCACAAACAAACTTGCGAGGATTTGTTGCAAGAATATCATACGTAcaat gGTTCTCAATACTGGTTGCCCATAAACTATCCGACATCAACGGGACGAAGTAAATCGTCGTGTTCCCCAGATTTGGGGATTGAGAGCGATGCAGCAGTGTCGACGACGCGGCCACTGCAAGACACACTTAAAATTACAGAATCAATGACGAATTTGTTAAGCGATGAGGACTACAATTCGAACACACATCGAGGAATGCGTGACGTGGACCGGGACAGTCCGCTTCATTTAGAAG GTTTGGACGAAGTCGAGGCTCTTAAGCAGGAGAACGAGGCGTTAAAGAGAAGATTGATGAAAACGAGGCGAGCGCTTGAAGACACGTTCCAACATCTCTCTGCTTCAAACAAGAACAAGAAGAATGTAGAAAAAGCGATAACCAAACAGCTCATGATGACGAAGAGTATtctgaaaaaaacgagaacatATGAGGAACCATTCGATTGA
- the cnn gene encoding centrosomin isoform X4: MKFVSFRAKNPRSSGNTPGIGTGGRTMKEYEDQLEALKKENFNLKLRIYFLEDRMGVTAADEDPVKKNIELKVEIESLRKEQIEKQELLTQAAKGFELMEEQKNALLSNQTKYQESLEKERARIEELEAELEMWKAKLSDTTMYYQESFGITPEEACEQQEKLHQMEEVVASLEAEVKQITASLEEERNWAHELEIERDQFRDRLDAETRLREKLSSEHANDIDGLRERIRELEEDLSKRESLVQQQKSEIAEKDRLVKEKMLLLEETCRTYEEVSAVAEKRKKQIVQLRLSVKSRDDALTDLNNKHRALLNQFEQSHSKRSSAPTSPVVSTPFPGSCSPSSGLKSPSKYGLSPFTWELHKSSSFDLPNQDAVSPDDSEIAALRKKNEEYENEKKVQEEAKKQLILKLCNVKKAAKVTEEKLKKLEIEHMKALQSIQGLMELQANNEDKVIRKDRQVKELEQKLQKIYKNMESTRTNHPERDQTDQQRFEEMESKIDELRVQIESVKAEKCLLEKKSRADSEILEEQLHEKEAKIETLETEKNAIRQELWEKIQQLDRLKEAYEQANDRIDKLEFEDVSGEQQRVREELILRNIEIEEKNRRIEQLSKDLQVKTQNLQKLVNTELWSKNKEIAKLHNQTMSVNQSQDTSRGNKSEQDEQRTNSQLTLLLRELNSIGVGVTFTSEVVQLNYVNGNEPIDVKTLTEYVQKLVNQKRELEREVDYLRWLKFVAQPDFTSNSDVENPSFTENERAKKYCEMLRTHVKDLFKFMKEMLKNTHSPSSLSDDHRNIVLDVLLSSKTLYDDFAKTQKGEVLPWEDIAGFGKSARRSQSTELMALNEPRKSNGFEAQSDSEAFSEPDRKVSLARIGLQETLKTHKSSNRPRASKYLKNFSDSEDSIDFVPHHKNSHQSETTGEIDVPQQIQQIVETNKLLSIELRILREEILPKMEDTEIVDKISSLIETLEKSKAFNERLRSSLERSLEEWREMKNDGKNNSLRKAQLEMKITDVEIMAIEIAKQKSELLNYKEDTDRKASEMMITLNRENEALRTRIKLLEEENELTRSNVSTLSKDLDQLTLSHSQVLVENTKLTNDKLRLEQELRKSENKYDTTVRCLQDKFNKEVTDLNQMNDSHRARLEELEVTNKELRRHVVVCEASDSAPSSSGVSSIPTDNGHKQTCEDLLQEYHTYNGSQYWLPINYPTSTGRSKSSCSPDLGIESDAAVSTTRPLQDTLKITESMTNLLSDEDYNSNTHRGMRDVDRDSPLHLEGLDEVEALKQENEALKRRLMKTRRALEDTFQHLSASNKNKKNVEKAITKQLMMTKSILKKTRTYEEPFD; the protein is encoded by the exons ATGAAATTCGTCAGTTTTCGTGCTAAAAATCCAC GAAGCTCTGGCAACACGCCTGGAATCGGAACAGGCGGCagaaccatgaaggaatacgAGGATCAACTCGAAGCtctcaaaaaagaaaatttcaatctcAAGTTacgtatttattttcttgaagACCGTATGGGAGTCACTGCGGCTGACGAGGATcctgtgaagaaaaatatagaattaaAG GTCGAAATCGAGTCCCTAAGGAAAGAGCAAATCGAAAAACAGGAACTCCTTACACAGGCTGCCAAAGGCTTTGAATTGATGGAGGAACAGAAGAACGCTTTGTTAAGTAATCAAACCAAGTATCAAGAATCATTggagaaggagagagcgaggaTAGAAGAGCTCGAAGCTG aACTGGAAATGTGGAAAGCGAAATTGAGCGATACAACGATGTACTATCAAGAGAGTTTTGGTATAACACCTGAAGAAGCTTGTGAGCAACAAGAAAAATTGCATCAGATGGAAGAAGTTGTTGCTTCCCTTGAGGCTGAG GTGAAGCAGATAACAGCGAGTCTGGAGGAGGAGCGAAACTGGGCCCATGAATTGGAGATCGAGAGAGATCAGTTCCGCGATCGATTGGATGCGGAAACGCGACTACGAGAAAAACTCTCGTCAGAGCATGCGAACGATATTGATGGATTGAGGGAACGAATAAGAGAACTCGAGGAAGATTTGTCGAAGAGGGAGAGCTTGGTACAGCAACAGAAAAGCGAGATTGCCGAGAAAGATCGTTTggttaaagaaaaaatgttgctgcTCGAAGAAACTTGCCGCACGTACGAGGAAGTTAGCGCAGTcgctgaaaaaagaaaaaaacagattGTACAGCTGAGACTCTCTGTTAAGTCGAGGGACGATGCTCTCACGGATCtcaataacaaacatcgagCTCTTCTGAATCAG TTTGAGCAGAGCCATTCAAAGCGTTCTTCAGCGCCCACCAGTCCAGTAGTTTCTACACCATTTCCAGGATCTTGTTCTCCAAGTTCAGGCCTGAAGAGTCCATCGAAGTATGGTCTCAGTCCATTTACATGGGAACTTCACAAATCTTCGAGTTTTGATTTACCGAATCAGGATGCTGTTTCGCCGGACGATTCTGAGATCGCTGCTTTGAGGAAG AAAAATGAGGAAtacgaaaacgaaaagaaagtcCAAGAGGAGGCGAAGAAGCAGTTGATATTGAAATTGTGCAATGTTAAAAAAGCGGCTAAAGTTACggaagaaaagttgaaaaaacttgagatCGAGCACATGAAAGCGTTGCAATCAATTCAGGGCTTGATGGAGCTCCAGGCGAATAATGAGGATAAAGTGATTCGGAAGGACCGTCAAGTCAAAGAATTGGAACAGAAGCTTCaaaaaatctacaaaaatATGGAGAGCACGAGAACGAATCATCCAGAACGCGATCAAACGGATCAG CAACGGTTTGAGGAAATGGAGAGTAAGATCGATGAGCTCCGTGTACAGATCGAGAGCGTCAAGGCTGAGAAATGTCTTCTGGAGAAAAAGTCACGAGCCGATTCCGAG ATACTTGAAGAACAGCTCCACGAAAAAGAGGCGAAGATCGAGACGTTGGAAACTGAGAAAAATGCAATACGACAAGAGTTGTGGGAAAAAATACAGCAATTGGACAGATTGAAGGAAGCTTACGAGCAAGCGAACGACAGAATTGACAAATTGGAATTCGAAGACGTGTCAGGAGAGCAGCAGAGAGTGCGAGAAGAATTGATACTCCGAAACATCGAgatcgaagagaaaaatcgtagAATTGAGCAATTATCGAAAGATCTTCAAGTGAAAACGCAAAATCttcaaaaattggtgaacactgAATTGTGGAGTAAAAATAAAGAGATCGCCAAGTTACACAATCAGACAATGTCAGTGAATCAATCGCAGGACACGAGTCGCGGAAATAAATCGGAACAGGATGAACAACGTACGAATTCTCAACTGACTTTGCTTCTGAGAGAATTGAATAGTATCGGCGTCGGAGTAACATTTACGAGTGAGGTTGTGCAGCTCAACTACGTGAACGGTAACGAGCCCATCGATGTGAAAACATTGACGGAATACGTGCAAAAGCTGGTCAATCAAAAGCGGGAATTGGAGCGCGAAGTCGACTACCTTAGGTGGTTAAAATTCGTAGCCCAGCCAGATTTTACTTCCAACTCGGATGTAGAGAATCCTTCATTCACTGAGAACGAAAGAGCAAAGAAATATTGCGAAATGTTGCGCACTCACGTGAAGGATCTCTTTAAATTCATGaaagaaatgttaaaaaatacgCACAGTCCGTCGAGTCTGAGCGACGATCATCGTAATATCGTACTCGACGTGCTTCTCAGCTCAAAAACGCTCTACGACGATTTTGCAAAAACGCAAAAGGGTGAAGTACTTCCGTGGGAAGATATCGCTGGTTTTGGAAAATCCGCTCGTCGCAGTCAATCGACCGAGCTCATGGCTCTCAATGAACCTAGAAAATCCAACGGTTTCGAGGCACAGTCAGATTCTGAAGCTTTTTCGGAGCCCGATCGCAAAGTTTCACTGGCGCGAATCGGCCTTCAAGAAACTCTAAAAACTCACAAATCATCCAACAGACCAAGAGCCTCCAAGTACTTGAAAAACTTCAGCGACTCCGAAGACTCCATAGACTTCGTACCTCACCACAAAAATTCCCATCAGTCTGAAACTACCGGAGAAATAGACGTGCCACAACAAATACAACAGATCGTCGAAACGAATAAACTTTTGAGTATAGAATTGAGGATTTTGCGTGAAGAAATACTACCGAAAATGGAGGATACCGAGATCGTCGATAAAATCTCATCGTTGATTGAAACtctcgaaaaatcaaaagCATTCAACGAACGTTTGCGATCTTCGCTCGAGAGAAGTCTCGAAGAAtggagagaaatgaaaaacgacGGTAAAAACAACAGCTTACGAAAAGCTCAACTTGAAATGAAGATTACCGATGTTGAGATCATGGCGATTGAGATCGCTAAGCAAAAGAGCGAACTGCTCAATTACAAAGAAGATACTGACAGAAAAGCCTCCGAGATGATGATTACTCTCAACAGAGAAAACGAGGCGTTAagaacgagaataaaattacTCGAGGAAGAAAATGAACTCACGAGATCCAACGTTTCGACGCTTTCCAAAGACCTCGATCAACTCACTCTTTCACACAGTCAAGTTCTTGTCGAAAATACTAAACTTACTAACGACAAATTGAGACTGGAACAAGAACTTCGAAAAAGCGAGAACAAATATGATACCACTGTGCGATGTCTTCAAGACAAATTTAACAAAGAG GTGACTGATCTCAATCAAATGAACGATTCTCACCGGGCGAGGCTCGAAGAACTCGAAGTGACAAACAAAGAACTGAGAAGGCACGTGGTCGTTTGCGAAGCCAGTGATTCGGCGCCAAGTTCGAGCGGAGTTTCCTCCATTCCCACCGATAACGGTCACAAACAAACTTGCGAGGATTTGTTGCAAGAATATCATACGTAcaat gGTTCTCAATACTGGTTGCCCATAAACTATCCGACATCAACGGGACGAAGTAAATCGTCGTGTTCCCCAGATTTGGGGATTGAGAGCGATGCAGCAGTGTCGACGACGCGGCCACTGCAAGACACACTTAAAATTACAGAATCAATGACGAATTTGTTAAGCGATGAGGACTACAATTCGAACACACATCGAGGAATGCGTGACGTGGACCGGGACAGTCCGCTTCATTTAGAAG GTTTGGACGAAGTCGAGGCTCTTAAGCAGGAGAACGAGGCGTTAAAGAGAAGATTGATGAAAACGAGGCGAGCGCTTGAAGACACGTTCCAACATCTCTCTGCTTCAAACAAGAACAAGAAGAATGTAGAAAAAGCGATAACCAAACAGCTCATGATGACGAAGAGTATtctgaaaaaaacgagaacatATGAGGAACCATTCGATTGA